From a single Cydia amplana chromosome 22, ilCydAmpl1.1, whole genome shotgun sequence genomic region:
- the LOC134658305 gene encoding uncharacterized protein LOC134658305, whose protein sequence is MRDVVVELVKFESKYDFLEFLDDKTDFVKLYTDGSKTKDRTSFAFYDSFLNIGKVFECSSYFSVFSAEVLGIIYALEYIHENYINENKFLILSDSMSALQALKNKCVSGSVNYLIYKLRSCLSSLLNRNITVEFCWVPGHSGIFGNELVDKLAKSTENIQVCDLKVPQSDLVTFVKELMIRRWNNSWSKSKEVKGKWLAEIVLAPSTKSWFEYQRKYVERGFITTMCRLRIGHGRFAAHLFRLELSDSAVCAYCNFNLCDLDHIFFHCPSFNLQRLLFVAMCMDTGLQVLPNSVQGLLKYQQLYPVIYEFVIHTIGSL, encoded by the coding sequence ATGCGAGACGTGGTGGTTGAACTGGTCAAATTTGAATCGAAATATGACTTTTTGGAGTTTCTTGATGATAAGActgattttgttaaattatataCTGACGGATCTAAAACTAAAGATAGGACCAGTTTTGCATTTTATGACTCTTTTTTGAACATAGGAAAGGTTTTCGAATGTAGTAGTTATTTTTCAGTATTTTCGGCTGAAGTATTAGGCATTATTTACGCTTTAGAATACATTcatgaaaattatataaatgagaATAAGTTTTTAATTCTATCAGATTCCATGAGCGCTTTACAagcacttaaaaataaatgtgtaagTGGATCtgtaaattatttgatttataaGTTAAGAAGTTGTTTAAGttctttattaaatagaaatattacTGTTGAATTTTGCTGGGTTCCGGGACATTCAGGAATTTTTGGTAACGAACTTGTAGACAAGCTTGCCAAATCTACGGAAAATATCCAAGTTTGTGATTTAAAAGTACCTCAATCCGATTTAGTAACTTTTGTTAAAGAACTTATGATTAGAAGGTGGAATAACTCGTGGTCTAAATCCAAAGAAGTCAAAGGGAAATGGCTAGCTGAAATAGTCCTGGCACCTAGTACCAAGTCGTGGTTTGAATACCAAAGAAAATATGTAGAAAGGGGATTTATTACAACTATGTGTAGATTGCGCATTGGTCATGGTCGTTTTGCTGCACATCTATTCAGATTAGAGCTAAGTGATTCTGCTGTTTGTgcatattgtaattttaatttatgtgatcttgatcatatttttttccatTGTCCTTCATTTAATTTACAAAGGCTATTGTTTGTTGCTATGTGTATGGATACAGGTTTGCAAGTTCTGCCAAACTCTGTACAGGGCCTTTTGAAATATCAACAATTATATCCTGTAATCTATGAATTTGTTATTCACACTATTGGCAGTCTGTAA
- the LOC134658304 gene encoding beta-1,3-galactosyltransferase 5-like, which translates to MFERQNGEKCEMMFLHKLAILVVGALLIYDFYNSSTPVEIRIQNPQFALLGPYNTTEPSAIVDDVYDQLIDLKNFSFKVNPQPCQNYAAGLLLVIIISSNPSNYDNRMVIRNTWGRSVDSTKVVFLMGESENATLSQKIQNETAIYGDIVQGSFMDAYRNMTYKHVMGLKWVSHHCPTAKYILKTDDDVVVNSHALRQFLARELSPWGAKGLITCQVLEHASVQRSHRSKWRVSPAEYKPHYYPTYCAGWAILYSQDVVPRLLKTAQSTPYFWIDDVHVTGVVAQQIGVARTPLASLVLSRNRATMLTSLGADYAGKFLFGPPDISVSKISQIWKAIPE; encoded by the exons ATGTTCGAACGGCAAAACGGtgaaaaatgcgaaatgatgTTCCTACACAAACTTGCGATTCTCGTCGTCGGCGCTCTGCTGATATACGACTTCTATAACAGCTCCACGCCTGTAGAAATCCGCATTCAGAACCCGCAATTCGCTTTACTAGGCCCGTATAATACTACAGAACCAAGCGCAATAGTTGATGATGTTTACGATCAACTTATCGATTTAAAAAActtctctttcaaagtgaatcctCAACCCTGTCAGAACTACGCCGCTGGGCTGCTACTGGTCATAATAATATCTTCAAACCCGAGTAATTATGACAACAGGATGGTTATTCGAAATACATGGGGGCGTTCTGTGGATTCAACTAAAGTTGTGTTTTTGATGGGAGAGTCAGAGAATGCGACTTTGTCTCAAAAGATTCAGAATGAAACAGCCATATATGGAGATATTGTGCAAGGTAGCTTTATGGATGCTTACCGTAACATGACTTACAAGCATGTGATGGGTTTGAAGTGGGTGTCGCATCATTGCCCAACGGCAAAGTACATTTTGAAGACGGATGATGATGTTGTGGTGAATTCTCATGCGTTGAGGCAGTTTCTGGCGCGGGAGCTGTCGCCGTGGGGAGCGAAGGGGCTGATTACATGTCAGGTGTTGGAGCATGCTTCGGTGCAACGGTCACATCGGTCTAAGTGGAGAGTTTCACCAGCCGAGTATAAGCCACATTACTATCCAACATACTGTGCAG GTTGGGCCATCCTCTACTCCCAAGATGTTGTTCCCCGACTGCTGAAAACAGCCCAATCCACCCCCTACTTCTGGATCGACGATGTCCACGTCACTGGTGTGGTGGCCCAGCAGATTGGTGTGGCCCGCACTCCGCTGGCCAGCCTCGTGCTGTCTCGGAACCGGGCCACGATGCTGACATCACTCGGAGCTGATTATGCTGGGAAGTTCTTGTTCGGACCACCGGATATTAGTGTTAGCAAGATCTCCCAGATATGGAAAGCCATTCCAGAATAG
- the LOC134658300 gene encoding uncharacterized protein LOC134658300, giving the protein MSPGRGGAGGGPSPMETDAAKTTTKRRNKDVSDTEVTSCKQKMTYIQSRRGLFKDHNPIYEDLTKREYPVLLQSASNELAHKVPMDILKVNGILKEITGVQYVKAAGNFFVKVYFGCAKDANAFLLNKPVLQANTWKATIPYDSIECQGIIRAPVDLSEETLLEDLKASCMILGVKRFTKKQDNGQYKPLPTVLVTFMTSSRPDHVIYDHIWMPVQEYIRPLLQCFRCYKFGHGSGACKSTQVCSICSAGHFYKECTTPADFKCSNCSGPHSAVSYTCPVKAEKNAQIKNKINGKFSYATAAAVAVAPNSSNNLNSKIPKTPAKTPHGRAMIADIINSDIVLNAITKTILELMKKKEVKNSSSGPMPISSQMIKEVLVTSFTT; this is encoded by the coding sequence ATGAGCCCAGGACGCGGGGGTGCGGGCGGCGGCCCCTCCCCCATGGAAACAGATGCCGCCAAAACTACAACAAAAAGGAGAAATAAAGATGTTTCCGATACAGAAGTCACATCATGTAAGCAAAAAATGACATACATACAAAGTCGTCGCGGTCTCTTCAAAGACCACAACCCCATATATGAAGATTTGACTAAAAGAGAGTACCCCGTACTGCTACAATCTGCTTCTAATGAACTGGCTCATAAAGTCCCCATGGACATCCTCAAAGTTAATGGAATATTAAAAGAGATTACTGGGGTGCAATATGTAAAGGCGGCGGGTAACTTTTTTGTCAAAGTTTATTTCGGATGTGCCAAAGATGCAAATGCATTTTTGCTAAACAAACCAGTACTACAAGCAAATACTTGGAAGGCAACAATCCCATATGACAGCATAGAGTGCCAAGGAATTATTCGTGCTCCTGTGGATCTAAGTGAAGAGACATTGCTCGAGGACTTGAAAGCGAGTTGTATGATTCTTGGTGTAAAGCGCTTTACGAAAAAACAGGACAATGGGCAATACAAACCACTCCCAACTGTCCTGGTTACATTTATGACCTCGTCTAGACCCGACCATGTAATCTACGATCATATCTGGATGCCTGTTCAGGAATACATCAGACCCTTGCTACAGTGCTTCAGGTGTTATAAGTTCGGACATGGCAGCGGAGCTTGTAAAAGCACTCAAGTATGTTCCATTTGTTCGGCGGGACATTTTTACAAGGAATGTACCACACCAGCAGACTTCAAGTGCTCAAACTGTAGTGGACCCCATTCGGCAGTTTCTTATACCTGTCCAGTTAAGGCAGAAAAAAATGCACAAATTAAGAACAAGATAAATGGCAAATTCTCTTATGCAACTGCAGCTGCAGTAGCTGTAGCACCTAATAGCAGTAATAATCTAAATAGTAAGATTCCAAAAACTCCTGCTAAAACACCTCACGGACGTGCTATGATTGCTGACATTATTAATTCTGATATTGTTCTTAATGCAATCACCAAAACAATTTTAGAATTAATGAAGAAAAAAGAAGTCAAAAATTCTTCCTCCGGTCCTATGCCAATATCCTCCCAAATGATTAAAGAGGTGCTTGTAACAAGTTTTACTACTTAA